GTTGCGGCGTCGCTTTTCAGAAATGCCGGGAATTTCTTCTGGAGATCCTCGATGGTGCCGATGTCGTTTTTCACCAGATCGTCACGGGTGATGAGGGTCGGCTGCAACAGGACCGACCGGCCGGGGAACTGGCCGGCGATGGAAAGTGCGGCGGCGCGCACCGACACTTCGCCGACGACGGCAGCGTTGGTCGCGGCGGTGGCGACCCATGCGCTGTCCGGCTCGGTGATGAGCTGGATGTCCGCCGTCGAAATATCGACGCCGTAAATCTTCACCTGCTGCGACAGGCCGAGTTCGTCGATGGCGAGTTTAGTGCCCTTGGCGAACTCATCCCAAGGGGTGAAGATGACCGAAATATCCGGATTGGCGCGCAGGATGGCCTTTGTCTGATCGGCGACGGAGGCCGGCACCGTATCGTTGACGACGCCCCAGACGGCTTTTTCCTTCAGATTGTGTTTGGCGATGAAGTCTTTCCACACCGCGTAACGCCGGTCGAGAGGCGCAAAGCCGGCCACGTAGACCGCCCCACCAACGAAGCCGTCACCCTTGTCCTTCACGGCCTGATCGAGCACAAGCTTCGCCATGTCCTTGTCGCTCTGTTCGATCTGCGGGATTTGCGGGTTCTCGAGGTCCACGTCATAGGCGACGACCTTGATGCCCTTGTCGAGCGCCTTCTGCGCCACGTCCTTCAGCACTTCGGGGCGGCCGTTGTTGATGATGATGCCGTCAACGCCGAGATTGATCGCCTGCTCGACGAGGTTTCTCTGCGTGTCGTTGTCATTGCGGGCCTGGGAGACAGTGAGCTTGACGCCGAGCGTATCGGCCTGGCGCTTCACGCCCGCCTCAAAGGCCTGCAACCAGTCGCCGCTGCCGAGGAAGCTGACGACGGCGATGTTGACGGTCTTCTTGTCGAAGGGTGCCGGGGCACCTTCGATGCCGGCGGAAAAGGCGCTGGTGGAGATGAGGGTAAGCGAAATGACGGCCGCGGCCAGTTTCTTGACGGTCTTGAACATGGTTTCCACTTCTCTGGACGGATATTGAAAGGTCAGTTTTTTGTGCGGGCAACGCCGTAGGTCAGCGCCAGCGCGCCAACGAGAACGGCGCCCTTGATGAAGTCCTGCGTGTAATAAGGTGCGTTCAGCATGGTGAGGCCATTGAGCAGCACGCCGACGAAAACGGCACCCACCAGCGTGCCGAGAACGTTCGGGCGGCGCAGCGCCAGAACCGCAAAGCCGATCAGCGCGGCCGCGACCGAATCCATCAGCAGCGAAGCGCCGGAGGAAACGTCACCCCGGCCGACACGGGCGGCAACGATGATGCCGCCAAGGGCTGCGAGCGTGCCCGAAAGCACATAGGCGAAGGTCTTGATCCTGTCGACATTGGCCCCGGCAAGCCGCGCGGCTGTTTCATTGCCGCCGGTGGCGTAGATCAGGCGGCCGAGCCGCGTCTTTTCGGTCAGAATGAATAGAACGATGGCGACGATGGCCATCAGCACCACGGGCAGAGGAATGAGGCCGAACAGGCTCGAGCGTCCGATGGTGAGAAAGGCGGGATCGTATTTGCCGCTGGCCGTCGAACCGTCGGGCAGGATGAGACCGACGGAGATGGAACGGCCGGCCGTCGGGATGAGCTGGAGGCCGGTCAGCAGGAACATGGTGGCGAGCGTGGCCAGCAGGTCGGGCACTTTGAGCTTGACGATCAGGAAAGCATTGGCAAGGCCGACAAGCGCGCCGAAGGCCAGCACCAGCGGCACCGTCTGCCAGACGTTCAGCCCCAGCACGATCATTGCATAACTTGCGGCCATGACGCTGGATGCCGCCACCGCCCCGACCGAGAGGTCGAAGCCATTGATGGCAAGCGTGACGCTAACCCCCGCACCGATGATGGCGACGACCGAGACCGCCTGCAGGATGCTCATGAGATTATTGATGTTAATGAAGGCGGGCTGCGCCAGCGAAAAGCCGACCACCATTGCCGCGAGCAACAGGAAAACCGCACCGCGTCTTATCGCGTTTCGCAGGTTTTCCAGCGTCGCTGTTTGTTTGGCTTGTTCCGAAATCTCTCGGGTGCCGTCGACCATCAGGCAAGTTCCTTGTGAAGATGCGGCGTTCCGGCATCGTTGGTTTGTTCAAAAAGGGTGTGCCCATCCATCACGAGAACCCGGTCAGCCACTTCGTAAGCCTCCTCCGGGTCGGACGTGGCGATGAGCGTCGCGCGCTCGGAATGATGGCGGATGGCGGCGATGATATCCTGCCGGGCGCCGACATCGACGCCCTGAAATGGCTCATCCAGCAGGAGCAGGCGGCTGGGCTCGGCTTCCCAGCGGCCGATGACGACCTTCTGCTGGTTGCCGCCCGAAAGCGACCAGACGGAAGCGTCGGCCGATTGCGCCTTGATTGACAGGCGCTGGATCGCTTTGCGGCCTTCTTCTTTTTCCCGGTTGGATAACAGGAAGCCCGATGGATACCATTGGTTGAGATGCGGCAGGCTGATGGTTGCGGCAATGCTTTCGCCCGGCCAGTCGGCATGGATGAAGGACGATTTATGCCGATCTTCGGCGGCCATCACCACACCGGCGGCGATTGCTCCGGCGGGACTGCCCGGCGCATAGGCCTTGCCATCCAGAAACGCCTGTCCGCCCGAAAACGCGCCAAGGCCGAACAGCGTGGACAGAAGACGACTTTTGCCGGCGCCGAGAACGCCGGTGATGGCGACCACCTCTCCCTCCCGAACGGAGAGGGAAAACGGCGCGCTTTCCGGCAGAAGATGCGTGTTTTCCAGCCGCAGAACCGTCTTTTCGAAATCGCGCCGCCGGTCCGGGCGCGCCGCATTCAGTGAGCGGCCGATCATGGTTTCAATGGCTGCATTGAAATCGACCGGCCGCACAAAGGAGCCGACATTACGCCCACCCCGGAGGATTTCGACCCGGTCCGCGAGCGCTTCTAGATCGGCGGTTCGATGCGAGATGTAGAGCACACCGATCCCACGCGCCTTCAGGGAGCGCACGAGATCGTAGAGACGAGCGGATTCCCGGGAGGAAAGACTGGCCGTCGGTTCGTCCAGAATGATCAACCGTGCTTTGTTCGCTAACGCGCGGGCAATGGCAACCTGCTGCCGGTCGGCGGCGCTCAGTGTTTCGAAATCCCGGTCGAACGGCAGATCGAAACCCGTTTCTGAGAGAATGGCCGCAGCCTGCCGGCGGACCGATTTTTTCGACAGGAAGAAGGGATGACGGCCATCAACGAAATGGTTGAGAAGCAGCGCGTCCGCGACCGTCAGACCGGGAATGCCAACGACATCCGTTGATTGATGAACCGTCACGATGCCCTGCGATGCCGCATCTGCCGGGCTTTGCGGCGAAAACGGTTTGCCTTGCCATGTCATCGTTCCGGCATCCGGCCGATAAAGCCCGGAAAGGATTTTGACGAGCGTGGATTTTCCAGCGCCGTTTGCGCCCATCAGTGCGACGACTTCACCCGCCTCGATCGTGAGATGCGCATCGGTGAGAGCCTTGGTGGAGCCGAAGGCATGGGAAATGTTCTGGACGTCGAGAAGGGGCATGTGCGGAAATCCATCCTGTAACAATCCAGTTTGGTAATACTTTTGCAGCGACAGACAAGAATGGCCCTTCTATTGTGTCGACAAAGCATGGAATAAATTTCCCCGCGTCCCGGCATCCGTTCCAAGGTTTTGAAATTCATCAATTTCATGCCGCATGGGACCCGACATTAGTTGTCGTTACAAACGACTTGGCGCGCGCTCGTCTTTCCGCCATGAGCAAAACCTCTCCCTGCATGCGTCTTGCGGACAAAAGAAAACTCGTTATCCCGAGCAAAATAGCAATTTTAAACCCATAAAACCGATAGATTATGTGCTCTTAATTCGAGGGTTCGTACAGCGGCCATCCAATTGGAGAAAAATCCCGATGTCTTTGAAACCCGGTTATCTCGCCCTTGCGCTTTTGCCTTCGCTTCTGGCCGCCGGGGCGGCAGGCGCGGAAGGATTGAAAGGCGCGCCCAACCCTTTCGACAAGGGCGGCGTCAAGATCGCCCTGATCAGTTATATTTCCGCCGGCGATTTCTTCCAGGCCTACCAGTCCGGCGCTGAAGCGCAGGCCAAGGCGCTGGGCGCCGACCTCAGGATATTTCCCGGCAGACAGGATGCGGCGCAGCAGCGTGAGCAAATCCTGCAGGCGATCAATCTGGGTGTTGAGGCCATCATCATCGATCACGGCCAGCCGGAATCGCTGACGGATGTCGTTCAGCAGGCGCTGGATAAGGGCATCAAGGTCGTGGCTTTCGACGTGAACCTCAACAATCCGAAAATCCCTCAGGTCGAACAGTCGGATCATCGTCTGGCCGAGCTGGCGCTCGATCAGGCCCTGAAGGATAACGGCACGAATTTCGAAGCCGGTTATGCCTATGTGGCGGGCTTCGCACCGCTCGACCGTCGCAACGAGGTGTGGGACAAGGTGAAGGCAGCCAATAAGGGCATTGTCGAGAAGGCCCGTTTCGGCACGGTCAGTGATACGACCGCTGCGGCCACGGCGGATCAGGCAAAAGCCGTTTTGCGCGCCAACCCGAAAATTTCCGTGATTTTTGCGCCCTATGACGAATTTGCCCGCGGCGTGAAGCTGGCCGCGGCGGATATTGGCATCAGCGATAAAATCAGGATTTATTCCGCCGATATCTCCACGGCCGATATTCAGGAAATCGTCGAGCCGGGCAGCCCCTGGGTTGCAACCGCGGCGACCAATCCGGCTGTCGTCGGTGCTGTGTCGGTGCGCGCTGCCGCACTGGAGATCGCCGGCGAAACCGTGCCGAGAAACATCGTCGTCGATCCGGTACTGGTGACGCAGGAGCAACTGCGGACCGCGGATGTGAAAACCATCGAAGAGCTTGCAAAGAAAATCCCCGCTTTCTCGACCAGCACAGCCGCTACGGCGAGCTGGATACCGGCCGCAGCCTTCTGAGCTGCCTGGAAAACGGATATGGGAAGCGCCTCGGCACGCCGTGCCGGGGCGCTTTCATGTCCGGGTCTGCTTAACACGCACTTGTGGCGCCAGAACAGCCGGTTATTGGGGAAGGCGGAAGTGATCGTCGATGTGGCGGCGTTGACGTGTGTCCTTGTGCCAGCCGATGGCCTTTCTGTAGCTGCCGAAGAGGTTACTCTGCCGCACACTATCCAGTGTCAGGCCATGCACGGCCTCGGCATCCGGATCGACATAGAGAGCATCCACCGGGCAATAGGCCTCGCACATGAAACATGTCTGGCACGAATCCTGTCGCAGGATGACGGGTGGGCCTTCCGGCATCGCCTCGAAGACATTGGTCGGGCACACCTGAACGCAGAGATTGCAGTCCGTGCAGACATCGTTATCCAGAACCTCGATCATTATTCTGCCGCCTCCGTGTAAATGCCGGGATCAACGCTTTCCCGCCGGATGGAGATGGCATCGAGGCCGCTGAGAATGAGCCGGTGATGCTGGGCGGGATCCTGCTTTGGAAAATCGTCGCGCCGATGCATGCCGCGCGTTTCGGTGCGCGCCAGGGCAGCGCGATACATGAAGCGCGCAGTGGCGACCATTGCTTGCGCCTGGCGCAACGCCAATATCTGACTGTCATCGGCGGCCGCTGCCGTGGCAACCCTTGCCCACAGGGAATCAAGCCGCGCCAGTGCTGCCGAAAGGCCTGAGTGGGTGCGGAAATAGTTGATGTCGAGGGGAAAGACCTCATCCTGTACCGCCTTGATGATGGCCGCAGGGTCGGTGGACTCAGTAGGCGAAGCGGTTTGCGTTGTGGGCTGCGGAAGGTCGCGTTCCGGCAGTTGTGCCGCCTCGCGGGCAAAGGCCGCCGCCGCGGCGCCGGCGAACGCGCCCGTGGAAATCGCCCAGGCTGCATTGTGGCTGCCACCGCCGGTGAAACCACCGCAGATCGGCTCGCGCGTGGCATTGTCACCGGCGGCATAAAGGCCAGCGACCGTCGTTGCGCAGTCGAGCCCGGTCAGCCGCAATCCACCGGTGCCGCGCACCGTGCCTTCCAGTCGGAGCTTCACTTCGAAGAATTCGGTGAAAGGATCAATGCCGCGGCGATCGAAGGGCACGAAGAAATTCGGCTGGGCGCGCCGCAGGATCGCTTTCACCTCGTCAGTTCCGGCAAGGTCGAGCCGGGCATAAACGGGTTGCGAAAGCAGGGTGCGGGCGATGATCGAGCGACCCCTTGCGGAGCCCGCGCCTTCAATCAGGCTATGGTCCTTGTGATAGAACTGCGCGAAACGGTAGAGCGCCGTCTTGGTAATTGACGCGAAGGCCGGCGAAATCGCATAAGCCGACGAGAATTCCATGCCGGAGAGTTCCGCGCCCGCCTCGGCGCCCATCAAATAGCCATCTCCGGTCAAAACATCACAGCCGAGCGCCTTGCTCATGAAGGCGCAGCCGCCCGTTGCCAGCACCACCGCACCGGCGGCGATGCGCCACTGTCCGCCCTGTTGCCGCCGCACGCCGGTTGCGCCAACGACGCGTGCTCTCTCCGTCAGCAGCCCGGTTGCCGGATGATGATCCAGAATGGTGACGCCTGCGTTTTTCACCCGACGACGCAAAAGCCGCATATATTCCGGTCCCTGAACGGAGATGCGCTGTTGTTCGCCGCTGTCGTCGCGGGGGAAGGGATATCCCCAGTCTGCCAGCCGGTTGACGCTTTCGAAAGTCTTGTCGAGGACTGGCGCCATCCATGACCGTTCGGAAAGATAACCGCCCATTGCCTCGCGGCTTGCCATGGCCGCCTCCCGCGCGGCTTCATCCGGCGGTACATACCAGATCTGGGTGCCCGCCGAGGCTGTCGCGCCGGAGCTGCCGCAATAGCCCTTGTCGATCAGAACGACGGTTGCTCCCGCGCTGGTCGCCTCCAATGCCGCCCAGCAGCCGGCAGGCC
The DNA window shown above is from Agrobacterium tumefaciens and carries:
- a CDS encoding FAD-dependent oxidoreductase, encoding MSLPLQDTRSSPPATNITCDVLVIGGGPAGCWAALEATSAGATVVLIDKGYCGSSGATASAGTQIWYVPPDEAAREAAMASREAMGGYLSERSWMAPVLDKTFESVNRLADWGYPFPRDDSGEQQRISVQGPEYMRLLRRRVKNAGVTILDHHPATGLLTERARVVGATGVRRQQGGQWRIAAGAVVLATGGCAFMSKALGCDVLTGDGYLMGAEAGAELSGMEFSSAYAISPAFASITKTALYRFAQFYHKDHSLIEGAGSARGRSIIARTLLSQPVYARLDLAGTDEVKAILRRAQPNFFVPFDRRGIDPFTEFFEVKLRLEGTVRGTGGLRLTGLDCATTVAGLYAAGDNATREPICGGFTGGGSHNAAWAISTGAFAGAAAAAFAREAAQLPERDLPQPTTQTASPTESTDPAAIIKAVQDEVFPLDINYFRTHSGLSAALARLDSLWARVATAAAADDSQILALRQAQAMVATARFMYRAALARTETRGMHRRDDFPKQDPAQHHRLILSGLDAISIRRESVDPGIYTEAAE
- a CDS encoding ABC transporter permease, which translates into the protein MVDGTREISEQAKQTATLENLRNAIRRGAVFLLLAAMVVGFSLAQPAFININNLMSILQAVSVVAIIGAGVSVTLAINGFDLSVGAVAASSVMAASYAMIVLGLNVWQTVPLVLAFGALVGLANAFLIVKLKVPDLLATLATMFLLTGLQLIPTAGRSISVGLILPDGSTASGKYDPAFLTIGRSSLFGLIPLPVVLMAIVAIVLFILTEKTRLGRLIYATGGNETAARLAGANVDRIKTFAYVLSGTLAALGGIIVAARVGRGDVSSGASLLMDSVAAALIGFAVLALRRPNVLGTLVGAVFVGVLLNGLTMLNAPYYTQDFIKGAVLVGALALTYGVARTKN
- a CDS encoding substrate-binding domain-containing protein; its protein translation is MFKTVKKLAAAVISLTLISTSAFSAGIEGAPAPFDKKTVNIAVVSFLGSGDWLQAFEAGVKRQADTLGVKLTVSQARNDNDTQRNLVEQAINLGVDGIIINNGRPEVLKDVAQKALDKGIKVVAYDVDLENPQIPQIEQSDKDMAKLVLDQAVKDKGDGFVGGAVYVAGFAPLDRRYAVWKDFIAKHNLKEKAVWGVVNDTVPASVADQTKAILRANPDISVIFTPWDEFAKGTKLAIDELGLSQQVKIYGVDISTADIQLITEPDSAWVATAATNAAVVGEVSVRAAALSIAGQFPGRSVLLQPTLITRDDLVKNDIGTIEDLQKKFPAFLKSDAATATWIPAVKH
- a CDS encoding 4Fe-4S dicluster domain-containing protein, coding for MIEVLDNDVCTDCNLCVQVCPTNVFEAMPEGPPVILRQDSCQTCFMCEAYCPVDALYVDPDAEAVHGLTLDSVRQSNLFGSYRKAIGWHKDTRQRRHIDDHFRLPQ
- a CDS encoding sugar ABC transporter ATP-binding protein, whose protein sequence is MPLLDVQNISHAFGSTKALTDAHLTIEAGEVVALMGANGAGKSTLVKILSGLYRPDAGTMTWQGKPFSPQSPADAASQGIVTVHQSTDVVGIPGLTVADALLLNHFVDGRHPFFLSKKSVRRQAAAILSETGFDLPFDRDFETLSAADRQQVAIARALANKARLIILDEPTASLSSRESARLYDLVRSLKARGIGVLYISHRTADLEALADRVEILRGGRNVGSFVRPVDFNAAIETMIGRSLNAARPDRRRDFEKTVLRLENTHLLPESAPFSLSVREGEVVAITGVLGAGKSRLLSTLFGLGAFSGGQAFLDGKAYAPGSPAGAIAAGVVMAAEDRHKSSFIHADWPGESIAATISLPHLNQWYPSGFLLSNREKEEGRKAIQRLSIKAQSADASVWSLSGGNQQKVVIGRWEAEPSRLLLLDEPFQGVDVGARQDIIAAIRHHSERATLIATSDPEEAYEVADRVLVMDGHTLFEQTNDAGTPHLHKELA
- a CDS encoding substrate-binding domain-containing protein, with the translated sequence MSLKPGYLALALLPSLLAAGAAGAEGLKGAPNPFDKGGVKIALISYISAGDFFQAYQSGAEAQAKALGADLRIFPGRQDAAQQREQILQAINLGVEAIIIDHGQPESLTDVVQQALDKGIKVVAFDVNLNNPKIPQVEQSDHRLAELALDQALKDNGTNFEAGYAYVAGFAPLDRRNEVWDKVKAANKGIVEKARFGTVSDTTAAATADQAKAVLRANPKISVIFAPYDEFARGVKLAAADIGISDKIRIYSADISTADIQEIVEPGSPWVATAATNPAVVGAVSVRAAALEIAGETVPRNIVVDPVLVTQEQLRTADVKTIEELAKKIPAFSTSTAATASWIPAAAF